In Candidatus Bathyarchaeia archaeon, a genomic segment contains:
- a CDS encoding cation diffusion facilitator family transporter, translated as MGLDPSISSRKVEKRLWIALIVSLVIAIVEFTGGFLGQSLALISDSGHVLTDVLAVGVGILTLRLGRKRHTARRTFGYHRAEIFAALINGSTLIAIAVIIIYEAFLRLQQPPAVQGPLVLVIASIGLLGNLSIAGLLSRSEGTNLNVRGVFLHTLGDALSSVAVVVSSLIVILTGYQGIDPLAAAIIGVLIMLSAYRLVRDSTNILLEATPRQMNLETIAKTISSVDGVKGVHDLHVWTITSGLYALSGHITVDADMISDGSKILGKVASRLKESFGIEHVTLQVEKETLENIQGHETSSI; from the coding sequence ATGGGTCTCGACCCTTCAATATCGTCGCGGAAGGTGGAGAAGCGGCTCTGGATTGCTCTCATCGTATCATTGGTGATCGCCATTGTAGAGTTCACCGGAGGCTTTCTAGGCCAGAGTCTCGCCTTGATCAGTGACTCCGGTCATGTACTAACTGATGTTCTAGCCGTGGGAGTGGGAATTCTAACTCTTCGACTAGGTCGGAAGCGTCATACCGCGAGACGGACGTTTGGGTATCACAGAGCCGAGATATTCGCCGCGTTGATCAACGGCTCGACCCTGATAGCTATCGCCGTTATAATAATCTACGAAGCCTTCCTCAGACTCCAGCAGCCCCCAGCCGTCCAAGGCCCACTAGTTCTGGTAATCGCATCAATCGGCCTCCTAGGGAACCTCAGTATTGCCGGGTTGCTGTCCCGCTCTGAAGGGACCAACCTCAATGTTCGAGGAGTGTTCCTGCATACTCTCGGAGATGCCCTATCATCCGTAGCCGTGGTCGTAAGCAGCCTCATCGTCATACTCACCGGCTACCAGGGAATAGACCCGCTAGCAGCAGCCATAATCGGAGTTCTCATCATGCTCAGTGCCTACCGCCTTGTAAGAGACTCGACAAACATCCTGTTGGAAGCCACTCCTAGACAGATGAATCTAGAAACTATCGCCAAGACGATTAGCAGTGTTGATGGGGTAAAGGGAGTTCACGACCTTCATGTCTGGACGATCACTTCCGGCCTCTACGCGCTAAGCGGACACATCACTGTAGACGCAGACATGATCAGCGATGGGTCAAAGATATTGGGGAAGGTAGCATCTCGGTTGAAGGAGTCGTTTGGAATAGAACACGTTACCCTTCAAGTCGAGAAAGAGACACTTGAGAATATTCAGGGACACGAAACGTCTTCGATTTGA
- a CDS encoding isocitrate lyase/phosphoenolpyruvate mutase family protein produces MTVLPKFTAKTQKRKAEDFRELHQGKQILILPNGWDVPSARVFEDAGFPAVATSSAGMLVSLGYPDGEVIGREEFVSAVGRISKVLSVPLSADIVAGFGRTTREVLVTVKAILKNGAVGINIEDFAHATKKLYPIERQVENVKAIRKLGETTGIPLVINARTDALRFAEGDEGAKFKETVRRATAYRDAGADCVYPMGLVDQASIAAFVLALDFPVNVMVRKGLPEISELQRLGVARVSFGPSPSYAAMGLLKRAAREVVEKGTYENLTESAITFDELNALAVPRADGSGRR; encoded by the coding sequence ATGACAGTCTTGCCCAAATTCACAGCGAAGACTCAGAAAAGGAAAGCAGAAGACTTCCGTGAACTCCACCAAGGAAAACAGATACTGATCCTTCCGAACGGATGGGACGTTCCAAGCGCACGAGTGTTTGAAGATGCCGGGTTCCCTGCTGTCGCGACTTCCAGCGCGGGGATGTTAGTCTCCCTAGGTTATCCTGACGGTGAAGTGATTGGTAGGGAAGAGTTTGTCTCAGCGGTTGGGAGAATTTCCAAGGTCTTGTCTGTTCCACTCTCCGCTGACATTGTCGCTGGCTTTGGAAGGACGACGAGAGAAGTTCTCGTGACGGTTAAGGCGATTCTGAAGAACGGAGCTGTCGGAATAAACATCGAAGACTTTGCCCATGCCACGAAGAAACTCTATCCGATTGAGAGACAGGTAGAAAACGTCAAGGCGATCAGAAAACTCGGCGAGACCACAGGGATTCCTCTCGTGATCAATGCTCGGACCGACGCACTGAGATTCGCTGAGGGCGACGAGGGAGCGAAATTCAAGGAGACGGTTCGTCGAGCCACAGCCTACCGAGACGCAGGAGCTGACTGCGTCTACCCCATGGGTCTCGTAGACCAAGCTTCAATCGCGGCCTTCGTCTTGGCCCTGGATTTTCCGGTTAACGTCATGGTGAGAAAGGGTCTGCCGGAAATCAGTGAGCTACAGAGGCTCGGCGTCGCACGTGTGAGCTTCGGTCCCAGCCCATCTTACGCAGCGATGGGCCTACTCAAACGGGCTGCCAGGGAGGTGGTCGAGAAAGGAACCTACGAGAACCTGACCGAGAGCGCGATAACATTTGATGAGTTGAACGCGCTCGCTGTCCCAAGGGCCGATGGCTCTGGTCGTCGCTAG
- a CDS encoding cobalamin-binding protein, producing MRICSLLPSATEIAFALGLGDQVVAVSHECDYPPEASKRRILTKSAIHQKIHRSLEVDREVEKRGGDIYEINEELLQKLKPDLILTQELCHVCAISYTKVKEAARVLDADTKIVSLEPTNLEEIVDNILLVGRMTGKIGEAGKLASQMLQRINTVKEKTRTVRNRPRVFFMEWLQPPWTGGHWIPQMIDYAGGIDGLGRLGEPSHRIGWEKIVEYQPEIIVLSPCGFDANQVMEEAHVLGSYLSWEKIPAFESSRIYAVNASAYFSRSGPRVVAGLEILAHIIHPELFPENPHPEAVRIVPREMIRTA from the coding sequence ATGAGAATCTGTTCGCTACTCCCCAGTGCCACGGAGATCGCATTTGCCTTAGGGCTCGGGGACCAAGTTGTCGCTGTGTCCCACGAGTGTGATTATCCTCCTGAAGCGTCTAAGCGACGTATCTTGACGAAGTCTGCGATTCATCAGAAGATCCATCGTAGTCTTGAGGTTGACCGGGAAGTCGAAAAACGTGGAGGCGACATTTACGAGATTAACGAGGAGCTTCTCCAGAAATTGAAGCCGGATCTCATTCTGACGCAGGAACTCTGCCACGTTTGCGCCATTTCCTACACGAAGGTCAAGGAAGCGGCCCGAGTCTTGGATGCGGACACGAAGATCGTCTCGCTGGAGCCTACTAATCTGGAAGAGATCGTCGACAACATCCTGCTGGTTGGCAGGATGACTGGGAAGATAGGAGAGGCCGGAAAATTGGCCTCACAAATGCTGCAGAGAATAAACACAGTTAAGGAGAAAACGCGCACGGTGCGAAATCGGCCGCGGGTCTTCTTCATGGAATGGCTCCAACCTCCTTGGACTGGTGGACACTGGATTCCTCAGATGATCGACTACGCTGGAGGAATCGACGGACTTGGCCGTCTCGGCGAACCTTCCCACAGAATAGGATGGGAAAAGATTGTCGAGTACCAGCCTGAGATTATCGTGCTCTCTCCATGCGGGTTCGATGCTAACCAAGTCATGGAAGAAGCCCATGTACTTGGATCGTACCTATCATGGGAGAAGATTCCAGCGTTCGAATCTTCGAGAATCTATGCGGTCAACGCGTCCGCATATTTCAGCAGGTCAGGCCCGAGAGTGGTGGCCGGACTTGAGATCCTAGCTCACATAATCCATCCCGAACTGTTCCCAGAGAACCCTCACCCAGAAGCAGTCAGAATTGTTCCCAGAGAAATGATTAGAACCGCGTGA
- a CDS encoding hydantoinase B/oxoprolinase family protein, translated as MPDPVSFEILKNSLISIAEEMGVVLRKSSFSPNIKERRDFSCSLFDASGQLVAQAEHIPVHLGAMPYSVQAVLKEFEDDFSEGDDIILNDPYRGGTHLPDITMVSPIFLKERLIGFAANRAHHSDVGGLAPGSMSALSRDVNQEGIRIPPIKLWAEGKPNRQLLDFVLTNVRTPEERLGDLRAQRAANLVAAKRLTELLKKSNVSTVESGMKQLIDYSEELMIKRIRELPRKSSTAIDYLDDDGLGTTDIPIKVKVTVGQDSIAFDFSGSAKQVQGPVNAVYSVTLSAVYYVVRCVTDPSIPANAGCFKPIQAKAPSGTIVNAKPPAPVAGGNVETSTRVVDVTLKAFSNIIPESVCAACQGTMNNVTIGGVDPRTGKYFTYYETIAGGFGARYNKDGIDGIHSHMTNTLNTPVEALESAYPLRVKRYELVRGSGGRGRFRGGLGIRRETEILAQGSTISLMGERQRHGPWGLMEGKSGAPGKYGIARGEKITTLSSKTSLSANIGDILNVTTPGGGGYGTPSQRASDRIRQDRANGKA; from the coding sequence TTGCCTGACCCGGTTTCGTTTGAGATCCTCAAGAACTCGCTAATCTCGATTGCAGAGGAGATGGGAGTCGTTCTTCGTAAATCGAGCTTCTCTCCGAACATCAAGGAGAGGAGAGATTTCTCCTGCTCGCTATTCGATGCGTCAGGACAACTGGTAGCTCAAGCTGAGCACATACCCGTCCATCTTGGCGCGATGCCATACTCTGTCCAGGCTGTTCTCAAAGAGTTTGAAGATGATTTTTCGGAAGGAGACGACATCATTCTCAATGATCCATACCGCGGTGGGACCCATCTTCCCGACATTACCATGGTCTCACCGATCTTCCTCAAAGAACGACTGATCGGGTTTGCTGCTAATCGCGCTCATCACTCTGATGTTGGAGGACTTGCGCCTGGAAGCATGTCGGCTCTTTCGAGAGATGTCAACCAAGAAGGAATCAGAATCCCTCCCATCAAACTCTGGGCCGAGGGCAAGCCGAACCGGCAACTACTCGACTTCGTACTGACCAATGTTCGAACTCCTGAAGAAAGGCTGGGAGATCTTAGAGCCCAACGAGCCGCGAACCTTGTCGCTGCGAAACGTCTAACCGAGCTGCTGAAAAAATCGAACGTATCCACCGTTGAGTCAGGAATGAAACAATTGATCGACTACTCGGAAGAGCTGATGATCAAGAGGATTCGCGAGCTACCTAGAAAGTCGTCCACAGCCATTGACTATCTTGATGACGATGGCCTAGGCACAACCGACATCCCGATCAAGGTCAAAGTCACAGTCGGTCAAGATTCCATAGCCTTTGACTTCTCTGGCAGTGCAAAGCAGGTTCAGGGACCCGTGAACGCAGTCTACAGCGTCACCCTCTCAGCAGTCTACTACGTGGTAAGATGCGTGACGGATCCCTCGATTCCAGCAAACGCTGGATGCTTCAAACCCATTCAGGCCAAAGCTCCATCCGGAACAATCGTCAACGCGAAGCCACCAGCACCGGTCGCCGGAGGAAATGTGGAAACTTCGACACGAGTCGTTGATGTCACCCTTAAGGCCTTCTCCAATATTATTCCGGAGAGCGTCTGCGCTGCTTGCCAAGGAACAATGAACAATGTAACGATTGGAGGAGTGGACCCCCGGACCGGGAAATATTTCACCTATTACGAGACCATCGCTGGCGGGTTCGGCGCACGATACAACAAGGACGGTATCGACGGAATTCATAGTCACATGACGAATACGTTGAACACACCTGTTGAGGCGTTGGAATCTGCTTACCCTCTCAGAGTCAAAAGATACGAACTGGTGCGAGGGTCCGGTGGACGAGGAAGATTTCGAGGAGGATTGGGGATTAGAAGAGAAACAGAGATCCTAGCTCAGGGATCAACTATCTCCTTGATGGGTGAACGACAACGGCATGGACCCTGGGGACTCATGGAAGGGAAATCTGGAGCGCCGGGGAAGTATGGCATTGCTCGAGGTGAGAAGATCACAACTCTGTCTTCCAAGACCTCGCTTTCCGCAAACATTGGAGACATTCTAAACGTGACAACACCGGGAGGTGGTGGCTACGGCACACCCAGCCAAAGAGCGAGCGACAGAATCCGGCAGGATAGAGCCAATGGGAAGGCCTGA
- a CDS encoding HIT domain-containing protein translates to MKNCVFCKIVSGKAPASLVYEDKKIMALMTIAPADLGHVLVITKKHFPALASMEEKMGMYLFKITTRVADAVRKSGLRCDGINLFLADGEPQRRFTSTCT, encoded by the coding sequence ATGAAGAACTGCGTATTCTGCAAAATAGTGAGCGGCAAAGCACCTGCTAGTCTCGTGTATGAGGACAAGAAGATCATGGCGTTGATGACGATAGCTCCAGCAGACCTGGGCCATGTTCTGGTCATTACGAAGAAACACTTTCCAGCTCTAGCAAGTATGGAGGAGAAAATGGGCATGTATCTCTTCAAGATCACAACGCGTGTAGCTGATGCCGTCCGCAAGTCGGGCTTGAGATGTGATGGAATCAATCTTTTCCTAGCAGATGGAGAACCGCAAAGGAGATTCACCTCCACATGCACGTAA
- a CDS encoding prenyltransferase/squalene oxidase repeat-containing protein: MPAPKYPIKAAIWIALLVTLSLVAPLHYASAASSQSSAARSALSWLSNNERADGSFGDYSQLPTPGAAFALWLNDSHSQQAAKSFAWLAAQLDDSSSFAWGEADIPGAMLHVITASSNIGLIHNQSDFSNLLSYQQSSGGFAGYSPGPSYVAVASSVDTDMALWGLASTPHITGQQRTTAVNFLFSLQNRDGSFNLTSAVSSDPLNAFGPEPISVTALTVLALKEAGYTANDNHVAKALDFLANTVSKNFTSASDHKGHVYGASLSALAFDLYGRSGQALASISFVLSQQNSDGSFHDVVRGSAQKTLDTGWVTVALEQVQPGPLLSSFLPPLVFVGVIILVGVVAVVGVVVAYILLRRRALKRTLTSGASTISIF; the protein is encoded by the coding sequence TTGCCCGCTCCAAAATATCCTATCAAAGCCGCAATCTGGATCGCTCTTCTCGTGACTCTCAGCCTGGTTGCGCCACTTCACTATGCCAGTGCTGCATCCTCTCAAAGTTCCGCTGCAAGATCCGCTCTGAGCTGGCTGTCGAATAACGAGAGAGCTGACGGGTCTTTCGGGGATTATTCTCAACTCCCGACTCCTGGCGCGGCTTTTGCACTTTGGCTGAATGACTCGCACTCGCAGCAGGCTGCGAAGTCTTTCGCCTGGCTTGCTGCTCAGCTTGACGACTCCTCTAGCTTTGCATGGGGAGAAGCTGACATTCCAGGCGCTATGCTTCACGTGATTACTGCAAGTTCCAATATTGGTTTGATCCATAATCAGTCGGATTTTTCCAACCTTTTGAGCTATCAACAGTCCAGTGGGGGATTCGCCGGCTATTCTCCAGGACCATCATATGTGGCGGTTGCAAGTAGTGTGGATACCGACATGGCATTGTGGGGTTTGGCCAGCACTCCTCACATAACGGGGCAACAGCGGACAACTGCGGTCAACTTTCTTTTCTCGCTTCAGAACCGCGACGGTAGTTTCAATCTGACTTCCGCGGTTTCCTCGGATCCTCTTAACGCGTTCGGACCTGAGCCGATCAGCGTTACTGCATTGACTGTTCTAGCTTTGAAAGAAGCTGGCTATACTGCGAACGATAATCATGTTGCGAAGGCTTTGGATTTCTTAGCCAATACTGTTTCTAAGAACTTCACGTCTGCAAGCGATCACAAAGGGCACGTTTATGGTGCTTCATTGTCCGCACTGGCGTTCGATTTGTATGGCAGGAGCGGCCAAGCTCTGGCGTCAATCTCTTTCGTCTTGTCCCAGCAGAATTCAGATGGCAGTTTTCATGATGTTGTGCGGGGTTCTGCTCAGAAGACTCTTGATACGGGCTGGGTGACTGTTGCCTTGGAGCAGGTTCAGCCTGGTCCGTTGCTCAGTTCCTTTCTGCCTCCGCTCGTTTTCGTCGGAGTCATCATCCTGGTAGGAGTCGTAGCGGTTGTCGGGGTTGTCGTCGCCTACATTCTGTTAAGGCGGCGGGCTCTCAAGCGAACCCTGACCTCTGGAGCATCAACCATTTCTATCTTTTAG
- a CDS encoding hydantoinase/oxoprolinase family protein, translating into MVADNKIRVGIDIGGTFTDLVATHGKRGVRKIKVLSTPVDPSIGALDAVRRLLDLENTDPSHVRVVIHATTLASNALLTGNIPETALVTTLGFRDVLEIGRQNRPELYNLQVERLPPLVPRRYRFEVTERITYDGKVLEPLDASQVVRVARRIRRLGIGSVAICFLHSYANPKHEKEAGEIFRREHPQARLSLSSELLPEFREYERTSTTVVNTCLQRLFADYLEKLENGLEELGVRAPLFVMQSNSGTVLSPQAALEPARLIESGPVAGAVASKFYSGRSESFVSLDVGGTTSKAGVWSGYGFEVTNEYEVGGRLHGSRRVEGSGYPVRFPVVDLVEVGIGGGSIAWVDDASVLHVGPQSAGASPGPACYGNGGTLPTLTDVSLVLGRLSPGFLLGGDLPLKPRLANEAIAERVAKPLRTNAINGAIGVLRIAIAKIAEALRAATVEKGLDPREMVLVAFGGAGPMFACEVAGELEMERIVVPPAAGLLSSLGLLLAEPLHDSVQTVLRIAEGANGKELEKIFREMEERARRLLGAEGVEERAVNYQRFVDMRYQGQSYELSISLRGGMVSGSAIRSAIRDFHQRHQMKYGYSQTDKPVEIVNVRSYCRGKAGMVPRVAGTFERSQKLTEGRGVWFTNGHSIRCQVFQRNSLLPGSKGRGPCVIEDYDSTLVVPPRARYVIDRNGSVSITI; encoded by the coding sequence ATGGTTGCTGACAACAAGATCAGGGTGGGAATCGACATCGGTGGGACCTTTACGGACCTAGTGGCAACCCACGGGAAGCGCGGGGTCCGGAAGATCAAGGTCCTGAGCACGCCTGTGGATCCATCGATAGGAGCGCTGGATGCCGTTCGAAGATTGTTGGACCTAGAGAATACTGACCCTAGCCACGTAAGGGTTGTTATTCATGCAACGACACTCGCCTCGAACGCTCTACTGACCGGAAACATTCCCGAAACCGCCCTTGTCACGACCTTAGGCTTTCGAGACGTTCTGGAGATCGGGCGGCAGAACAGGCCTGAACTCTACAATCTTCAGGTCGAACGTCTTCCTCCATTAGTCCCTAGACGATACAGGTTCGAGGTTACGGAGAGGATCACGTATGACGGGAAGGTCTTGGAACCACTTGATGCCTCACAGGTTGTTCGGGTTGCAAGAAGAATTCGGAGACTCGGGATCGGATCAGTTGCCATCTGTTTTCTCCATTCTTACGCTAACCCGAAGCATGAGAAGGAAGCTGGCGAGATTTTCAGGAGGGAGCATCCACAGGCGAGGCTGTCATTGTCTTCGGAGCTTCTTCCCGAGTTTCGAGAATATGAAAGAACCAGCACGACCGTGGTTAATACGTGTCTTCAGCGGTTATTCGCAGACTATCTGGAAAAACTCGAGAACGGATTGGAAGAGCTTGGTGTTCGCGCGCCTCTATTTGTGATGCAATCCAACAGTGGAACGGTGCTCTCTCCCCAAGCTGCGTTGGAGCCTGCGCGGCTCATTGAGTCCGGACCTGTTGCCGGGGCAGTCGCGTCCAAATTCTATTCTGGGAGATCTGAGAGCTTTGTCTCTCTTGATGTCGGCGGGACGACGTCAAAGGCGGGAGTATGGTCTGGTTATGGGTTCGAGGTGACTAACGAGTATGAGGTTGGCGGCCGCTTGCATGGAAGCCGACGGGTTGAAGGATCAGGATACCCGGTCAGATTTCCAGTCGTAGATCTTGTCGAGGTTGGAATTGGTGGAGGTAGTATCGCCTGGGTTGATGATGCAAGTGTTCTACATGTTGGGCCTCAGAGTGCGGGGGCATCGCCGGGTCCAGCTTGCTACGGAAATGGGGGAACGTTGCCGACACTAACGGATGTGTCTCTCGTTCTTGGCCGGTTGAGTCCAGGCTTCCTGCTTGGGGGAGATCTGCCCTTGAAACCACGGCTTGCTAACGAAGCGATTGCTGAGAGAGTGGCGAAGCCGCTGAGGACAAATGCGATCAATGGTGCCATCGGTGTTTTGAGAATTGCAATCGCGAAAATCGCGGAGGCATTACGAGCTGCGACGGTCGAAAAGGGTCTCGACCCGCGTGAAATGGTTCTCGTAGCGTTTGGAGGAGCTGGACCCATGTTTGCGTGCGAGGTTGCTGGAGAACTAGAAATGGAGAGGATAGTCGTGCCCCCTGCCGCGGGCTTGCTATCGAGTCTGGGTCTTCTTCTCGCAGAGCCATTGCACGATTCTGTCCAGACAGTTCTGAGAATCGCAGAGGGTGCGAATGGTAAGGAGCTTGAGAAGATCTTTCGCGAAATGGAAGAGAGAGCGAGAAGGCTGCTGGGAGCGGAAGGAGTAGAAGAGAGAGCCGTCAATTATCAGAGATTCGTTGACATGCGGTATCAAGGCCAATCTTACGAATTATCAATCTCTCTTAGAGGCGGGATGGTTTCTGGAAGTGCCATTCGATCCGCTATTCGAGACTTCCACCAGAGACATCAGATGAAATATGGATATTCTCAGACGGACAAGCCTGTTGAGATCGTTAATGTTCGCAGCTACTGTAGAGGTAAGGCTGGAATGGTTCCGAGAGTAGCGGGTACTTTCGAACGAAGCCAGAAGTTGACGGAAGGGAGGGGAGTCTGGTTCACGAATGGACATAGTATCCGATGTCAAGTCTTCCAGAGAAACAGCTTGCTTCCTGGAAGCAAGGGAAGAGGACCGTGTGTGATAGAGGACTATGATTCGACCTTGGTTGTTCCGCCCAGAGCAAGATATGTGATTGACCGGAATGGCTCAGTGTCTATTACGATATGA
- a CDS encoding metallophosphoesterase produces MTIHVLLTADNHLDPSAVQYGPRRFERKRDFQRCFETLVNFALENKPDLLLIGGDFYDGILPGNPTRAFVAEQFKCLHERNIKTVLVSGHHDTPRSAEQGASPLAVHARTGHIYFLQEQHPTTKKFNFGHEIVNVIGMSLNPTLPADTDPLSGQEVNRDADINIFLTHYPIESFDGYFGQETHIQKSSIPRDLQLFASGHLHKHQRKIINGTPVIYPGSTEKASFNEEGEKKGFVWLELDKTGIVQQEFHPTPARPMETLDLRLAGDRSLTRQVEGGLEKRIDNEKILRVRVSGKVTLDQLSTYKRSALYTYAQDKFFHIEFDEEQLNVLTMVPLESLPKTTPLEELNRTFQNLLERAGDQGRPLVQEAWKLTVAKLQEEGVD; encoded by the coding sequence ATGACAATTCACGTTCTTCTCACCGCCGACAACCATCTAGACCCCTCAGCTGTCCAGTACGGACCCCGACGATTCGAGCGCAAGCGCGACTTCCAGCGCTGCTTCGAAACACTAGTCAACTTCGCCTTGGAGAACAAGCCCGATCTTCTCCTAATTGGTGGAGACTTCTATGACGGCATCCTTCCCGGCAACCCCACCCGAGCGTTCGTGGCAGAACAGTTCAAATGCCTCCATGAGAGAAACATCAAAACCGTTCTAGTAAGCGGCCACCACGACACTCCACGTAGCGCAGAACAAGGCGCCTCCCCCCTCGCAGTCCACGCCAGAACCGGACACATCTACTTCCTACAAGAACAACACCCAACAACCAAGAAGTTCAATTTCGGACACGAAATAGTCAACGTCATAGGGATGAGCCTCAATCCAACCCTACCCGCAGACACAGATCCCCTCTCTGGTCAAGAGGTCAACCGAGATGCAGACATCAACATTTTCCTGACACACTATCCGATCGAGAGCTTCGACGGCTACTTCGGCCAAGAAACTCATATCCAGAAATCCTCTATCCCGAGAGATCTACAGCTCTTCGCCTCAGGACACCTGCATAAGCATCAAAGAAAAATAATCAACGGGACCCCGGTCATCTATCCTGGAAGCACCGAGAAGGCTTCGTTCAACGAAGAGGGTGAAAAGAAAGGATTCGTCTGGCTCGAACTCGACAAGACAGGAATAGTTCAGCAAGAGTTCCATCCAACCCCTGCTCGGCCAATGGAAACTCTTGATCTTCGACTGGCAGGAGATAGAAGCCTCACCCGACAAGTAGAGGGAGGGTTGGAGAAGAGAATCGACAACGAGAAAATACTTCGCGTCCGGGTTTCTGGGAAAGTTACTCTAGATCAACTCTCAACCTACAAGCGATCAGCACTCTACACATACGCACAGGACAAATTCTTCCACATCGAATTTGATGAGGAACAACTGAACGTTCTGACGATGGTTCCTTTGGAATCGCTTCCAAAAACCACTCCCCTCGAAGAACTAAACCGGACATTCCAGAACCTTCTAGAGAGAGCCGGTGATCAAGGAAGGCCTCTCGTCCAAGAGGCATGGAAACTTACTGTTGCAAAGCTTCAGGAGGAAGGAGTCGACTGA